The Leucobacter sp. UCMA 4100 genome window below encodes:
- a CDS encoding thiamine pyrophosphate-binding protein, translated as MTQGASAMIPQAESEAALAAGVTADNVGLAMLKAIRGYGVDTVFGIPGTHNLEFYRHFERLGFHAVTTRHEQGAGYAADAWSQRTGLPGVVITTSGPGLLNALSAAGTAYCESRPMIIVSPGVPQGEEFADIGSLHETKDQVAAAAAIVEWARRVQTAEEAIEAVHDAFQLFHTSRPRPVYIEVPLNLLEGPCDVPAEALEARVFESGQALDPELVRAAAATLRDAKRPAILAGGGSVSAHTELRALAERLGAPVATSLNGKGALPEAHPLSLGSDLRLESVRAVLNEADALLVVGSKIGQSELWGGEIAPSGELIRVDILESQRHKNARSTQALIGDATEALEALLAELGAAETSPEPVIDVARVKQRSFDESAAFAPLEDGLAKRIAAILPEDAIVTGDSSQITYYGMSTHVRSAEPGAFMYMAAYATLGYGLPAAIGAKVASPEQPVIGVIGDGALMFSIQELMTAVEQGLDITIVCVDNGGYGEIQQNEADRGIAPVGVQLAQPNWPALVEAFGGKGFAVTTEADLEPVIREAIAVTGVTLVHVPLALFAAELA; from the coding sequence GTGACACAGGGAGCAAGTGCAATGATTCCGCAGGCTGAGAGTGAGGCGGCGCTCGCCGCTGGCGTGACCGCCGACAACGTGGGGCTCGCGATGCTGAAGGCCATTCGCGGCTACGGGGTCGACACCGTGTTCGGCATTCCGGGCACGCACAACCTCGAGTTTTACCGGCACTTCGAGCGGCTCGGCTTTCACGCCGTGACCACTCGCCACGAGCAGGGCGCGGGCTACGCGGCCGACGCGTGGAGCCAGCGCACGGGGCTTCCCGGCGTCGTCATCACGACCTCTGGCCCGGGGCTCTTGAACGCGCTCTCGGCCGCTGGTACGGCCTACTGCGAGTCGCGCCCGATGATCATCGTCTCGCCCGGCGTGCCACAGGGCGAGGAGTTTGCCGACATCGGCTCGCTGCACGAGACGAAAGATCAGGTGGCCGCGGCCGCCGCGATCGTCGAGTGGGCACGCCGTGTGCAGACCGCCGAAGAGGCCATCGAGGCCGTGCACGACGCGTTCCAGCTCTTTCACACGTCGAGGCCGCGCCCCGTCTACATCGAGGTGCCGCTCAACCTGCTCGAGGGTCCCTGCGACGTGCCCGCCGAGGCGCTCGAGGCGCGCGTGTTCGAGTCGGGCCAGGCGCTCGACCCCGAACTCGTGCGAGCCGCTGCCGCGACGCTGCGCGACGCGAAGCGTCCCGCGATTCTTGCCGGCGGCGGATCAGTCTCTGCCCACACCGAACTCAGGGCGCTTGCCGAGCGACTCGGTGCTCCCGTGGCCACGAGCCTGAACGGCAAGGGCGCACTGCCCGAGGCGCACCCGCTCTCGCTTGGCTCAGACCTCAGGCTCGAGAGCGTTCGTGCGGTGCTGAATGAGGCCGATGCGCTGCTCGTCGTCGGGTCGAAGATCGGCCAGTCTGAGCTCTGGGGCGGCGAGATCGCACCGTCTGGCGAGCTCATTCGCGTCGACATTCTCGAGAGCCAGCGGCACAAGAATGCACGCTCGACGCAGGCGCTCATCGGTGATGCGACCGAGGCGCTCGAAGCCCTGCTCGCCGAGCTCGGGGCGGCCGAAACCTCACCCGAACCGGTCATCGACGTCGCTCGCGTCAAGCAGCGTTCGTTCGACGAGTCGGCGGCCTTCGCCCCGCTCGAAGACGGGCTCGCGAAGCGCATCGCGGCGATTCTGCCCGAAGACGCGATCGTCACGGGCGACTCGTCGCAGATCACCTACTACGGCATGTCGACGCACGTGCGCTCGGCCGAGCCAGGGGCCTTCATGTACATGGCCGCCTACGCGACTCTGGGCTACGGCCTTCCCGCCGCAATCGGCGCCAAGGTGGCCTCGCCCGAGCAGCCCGTCATCGGGGTCATCGGCGACGGCGCCCTCATGTTCTCGATTCAGGAGCTCATGACCGCCGTCGAGCAGGGGCTCGACATCACGATCGTGTGCGTCGACAACGGCGGCTACGGCGAGATTCAGCAAAACGAAGCCGACCGTGGCATCGCCCCCGTCGGGGTGCAGCTCGCGCAGCCGAACTGGCCCGCCCTCGTCGAGGCCTTCGGCGGCAAGGGCTTCGCGGTCACCACCGAGGCCGATCTCGAACCGGTCATTCGTGAGGCCATTGCGGTCACGGGTGTGACGCTCGTGCACGTGCCGCTCGCGCTCTTCGCGGCCGAACTGGCGTAG